CGACAGCGCCGCCGACTTCCAGGGTGCCGCCCTGACGCTCCGCTTCGCCGACGGCGGGCTCGAGCTCGAGGCGGCGACGCAGGCCACGACGGACGGCGACGTGCCGCAGCTGACCGACGGCACGGCCGGCGAGCTGGCCGGGGACCTCCCCGCGGACACGGCAGCGGTGGCGGCCGTCGGCCTGGCGGACGGGTGGTACGACGCGTTGCTGGAGCAGGTCGAGGACAGCGGCGTCGACCGCGGCGAGATCGACGACGCGGTCGCCGACCTCGAGGACGAGACGGGCTGGAACCTGCCGGAGGACGTCGAGACGCTGCTCGGGCAGGGCGTCGCGCTCTCCGTGGGCGGCGGTGTCGACCTCGATGCGCTCGAGGACGGGGACATCGAGGGTGCCGAGGTCGGTGCCACGGTGCGCTCCGGCGACACCGACGAGATCGCCGGCCTGGTCGACGAGCTGCTCGACTCGACCGACGCTCCGAGCGACCTCGACCTCAACGTGACGGAGGGCGGCGACGGCACGACGGTGGGGAGCCCGTCGTCGGGCTACGCCGACGACCTCGCGACGTCCGGCGGGCTGGGGGAGTCGGACCTGTTCCGCGATGTGGTGCCGGAGACCGACGACGTGCACGCGTTGCTGTTCGTCGACTTCACCGTGGACGGCGGGTGGCTGGCCGACCTGCTGCGCGAGGACGGCGACGACGAGCTCGCGGACAACGTCGAGCCGTTGGCCGCGCTCGGCCTGTCGGTGCGGGTCGACGGCGACGTCGCCCACACGTTGCTCCGGGTGACCACGACGGACTGACGCGGCCGGGGCGCTCGGCGGGGTGGGGGCGGCTCAACCGCGGGCGACCGGCGCGACCACCGCGCCGGTCGCCGCGACGAGGTCGGCAGGGCGCAGCTCGATGTCGAGCCCGCGACGACCGCCGGAGACGAGCACGGTCGCGTGGTCGAGGGCCGAGGCGTCGACGACGGTCCGCAGTGCGCGCTTCTGCCCCACGGGTGAGATGCCGCCGACGACGTACCCGGTCGTGCGCTCGGCGGCCGCCACCTCGGCGAGGCGTGCCTTGCGCGCGCCGAGCGCGGCGGCGGCGGCCTTGAGGTCGAGGGTGCCCGCCACCGGGACGACGCCGACGCAGAGCTCGCCGTCGGCCTCGACGACGATCGTCTTGAGCACCCGGGACGGGTCGATGCCGAGGGCTGCAGCGGCCTCGTCGCCGTACGACGTGGTGCGCGGGTCGTGCTCGTAGGGGTGCAGCTCGAACCACGTGCCCGCCGCGGTGAGCGCCGCGGTCGCGGGGGTGCCGCCGCTCCCGGCGCCGCGCTTCCTGGCCACTGGCCGAGCCTAGGCCCGCCGGGCGCGGGCGGACTAGTTGGGCGACCAGCCGGTGCGGTTGAGGTGGGTCGCGGGCAGGGAGGGGATCACGTTGATCGCCCGGAGCTCGGAGGAGAACATCTCGGCCAGCAGCGCGTAGCGCTCCTCCGGGTCGGCCGTCTCGAGCAGCCGCTGGCGGTCCGACAGGGGGAGCGGCGCCACGGCCGACATCGCCCACGAGCGGTAGACGGGATCGGCGGGCAGCGAGCCCTCCACGACGGTGCCGCCGAGCTCCCCGATGACGGCCTGGTACGCCGCGAACAGTGCGCCGGTGTGCTCGACGGTGGTCGCGGAGGGCGGCGAGAGCTGCTCGGGCAGCACCACGACGTCGCCGACGGGGAAGGGCCCGGACACGTCGAGGCTGTCGAGGCGGATCCGGTCGCGGCAGACGGCGACGACGTCGAAGGTGCCGTCGCCGGAGTCCTCGACCTCGGTCAGCTGGAGCCGGCACCCCACGCGGTGGAGCGACTGGTTGCCCCGGTTGCCGACCTCGTAGCCGTCCCGGATGGCGACCGAGCCGAAGAGGCGGCGGGCCGGGTCGGGCACCGCCTCCAGGTGGCGGACCAGCGCGACGTACCGGTCCTCGAAGACCCGCAGCGGCACCGTCAGGCCCGGGAACAGCACCGACCCGAGGGGGAACATGGGCAGGCGCTCGACGGCGTCGCCCTCGGCTCCGCCGGTCCCGCCTGCGCTCTCGGTCACGTCTCGACCCTAGGTGATGCGTCCCACCAGGAGCCCGCGGTGCGGCCCCGACGGGTGTCGCGGCCTAGAATCGGGGTCATGTCGTCATCCGCCTCCGGCGCGCTGCTGCGCCGCATCGACCTGCGTGGAGCGACCCCCGGTTCCCTCGACTACCGGGCGGTCGTGCCGCGCGCCGACTTCGACGTCGAGGCGGCGGTGCCGGCGGTGCATGCGATCACGGAGGCCGTGCGCGAGCGCGGTGTCGAGGCGATCCTCGAGCTCGGCGCCCGCTTCGACGGCGTGCAGCTCGACGACATCCGCGTGCCGGAGGGCGCGACCCAGCGTGCGCTCGCCGAGCTCGACCCGGCCATCCGGGCGGGCCTCGACGAGTCGATCGCGCGGCTGCGGAAGACGTCCGCCGCGGAGCTGGAGGCCGACGTCGTCACCGACCTCGGTCCCGGCGCCCGGGTGACCCACCGCAAGGTGCCGGTCGACCGGGTGGGCCTCTACGTGCCCGGCGGACTCGCGCCGCTGGTGTCCAGCGTGCTGATGAACGTCGTGCCGGCGCAGGTCGCGGGCGTCGGCTCCATCGCGCTCGCCAGCCCGCCGCAGAAGGAGTTCGGCGGCTCGGTGCACCCGACGATCCTCGCGGCGTGCGCGCTGCTGGGGGTCGACGAGGTGTACGCCGTGGGTGGCGCGCAGGCGGTCGCCATGTTCGCCTACGGCACGGGTCCGTGCCGGAAGGTCGACCTGGTGACGGGGCCGGGCAACATCTACGTCGTCACGGCGAAGCGCCTGCTCAAGGGTCTCGTGGGCATCGACTCCGAGGCGGGGCCGACGGAGATCGCGATCCTGGCGGACGACTCCGCCGACCCGGCCTTCGTCGCGGCCGACCTCATCAGCCAGGCCGAGCACGACCCGCTGGCCGCGGCGGTGCTCGTCACGCCCAGCACGACCCTGGCGGACGACGTCGAGGCCGAGCTGGAGAAGCAGGTCGGGGCCACGAAGCACGTCGAGCGGATCCGCACGTCGCTGACGGGGGAGCAGTCGGGCGTCGTCCTCGTCGACGACCTCGAGCAGGGTGTCGCCGTGGTCGACGCCTACGCGGCGGAGCACCTCGAGATCCAGACCGTCGACGCGGCGGCCTGGGCGGCCCGGGTGCGCAACGCCGGCGCGATCTTCGTCGGCGGCTTCGCGCCGGTCAGCCTCGGCGACTACTGCGCCGGCTCGAACCACGTGCTGCCCACGGGCGGCTGCGCCTGCCACTCCTCGGGCCTGTCGGTGCGCGCGTTCACCAAGTCGGTGCACGTGGTGGAGTACGACCGCCAGGGTCTCGGCGACGTCGCCGACCACGTCGTCACCCTCGCCGAGGCCGAGGACCTGCCGGGTCACGGTGCCGCGGTGAAGGTGCGGTTCTCGTGACGGCCGGGACCACGGCGACCGACACGACCGACACGAGCTGGCTCCCGCTCCGCGAGGAGCTGGCGGGCATCGCCCCGTACGGCGCGCCCCAGCTCGACGTGCCGGTGCAGCTCAACGTCAACGAGAACCCGTACGGGCCCTCCGAGGCCTGCGTCGCCGACATCGCCGCGTCGGTGGCGGCGGCGGCGCGCACGCTCAACCGCTATCCCGACCGGGAGTTCACGGCGCTGCGGACGGCGCTCGCGGCGTACCTCTCCCGGGACGTCGCGGCCGGCCAGGCGCCGATCGCGCCGGAGCAGGTGTGGGCCGCGAACGGCTCCAACGAGGTCATGCTGCAGCTCCTGCAGGCGTTCGGCGGGCCGGGGCGGACCGCTCTGAGCTTCGCGCCGACCTACTCGATGTATCCGGAGTACGCACGCGACAGCAACACCGCGTGGGTCGCCGGGCGCCGCCGGGAGGACTTCGCGCTCGACCTCGACGCCGCGGCGGAGCTCATCGCGGAGCACCGGCCGAGCGTCGTGCTCCTGCCGAGCCCCAACAACCCGACGGGCACGGCGCTGCCGCCGGCCGCGGTGGACGCGCTCTGCGCCGCCGCCGCGGAGCACGGCAACGACGGCCGGGGCGGCCTCGTCGTGGTCGACGAGGCGTACGGCGAGTTCCGCCGCGCGGGCACCCCGAGCGCCCTCGAGCTGCTGCCGGCCCACCGGAACCTCGTCGTGTCGCGCACGATGAGCAAGGCGTTCGCCGGCGCGGGCCTGCGGCTGGGCTACCTGGCGGCCGACCGCGTCGTCACGGACGCGATCCGCGTCGTACGGCTGCCCTACCACCTGTCGGCGACCACCCAGGCGACCGCGCTCGCGGCGCTGCGGCACACCGACGAGCTGCTCGGGCAGGTCGACGCGCTCCGCGGCGAACGCGACCGTCTCGTCACGTGGCTGCGCGAGCAGGGCCACGACGTCGCCGACTCCGACGCCAACTTCGTGCTGTTCGGCAGGTTCGCCGACCGGCACGCGGTGTGGCAGGGGCTGCTCGACCACGGCGTCCTCATCCGCGAGACCGGCCCCGAGGGCTGGCTGCGCGTCTCGGTCGGCACCCCGGCCGAGATGGCGGCCTTCCGGGACGCCCTCACGACCGTCACCACCACTGTCACCCCCGCTGTCACCCCCGCAGTCACCCAGGAGAACCAGTGAGCACCCCCCGCACCGCCCGCCTCGAGCGCACCACGAGCGAGTCGAAGATCTTCGTCGAGATCGACGTCGACGGCTCGGGCACGCACGACATCTCCACGGGCGTGGGCTTCTACGACCACATGCTCACCGCCTTCGCGCGCCACGCCCTCGTCGACCTGACGGTGCGGGCCGAGGGCGACACCTGGATCGACGCCCACCACACGGTCGAGGACACCGCGATCGTGCTCGGGCAGGCGATCCGCGAGGCGCTCGGCGACAAGAAGGGCACGCGCCGCTTCGGCGACGCGACGGTCCCGCTCGACGAGGCGCTGGTGCAGGCCGTCGTCGACATCTCCGGGCGGCCGTACTGCGTGCACACGGGGGAGCCCGAGGGGCAGCAGTACGTGCAGCTCGGCGGCTCCGGCGTGTCCTACCTCGGGTCGCTGACCAAGCACGTCTTCGAGACCATCGCCTTCCACGGCCACCTCGCGCTCCACGTGCGCGTGCTGGCCGGCCGGGAGCCGCACCACATCGTCGAGACCCAGTTCAAGGCGTTCGCGCGGGCCTTCCGCGACGCGGTCGCCCTCGACCCGCGCGAGACCGGCGTGCCCTCCACCAAGGGCACGCTGTGACCGCACCCGCACGCCCGGAGGGCGGGCGGCCGACCGTCGTCGTCCTCGACTACGGCTCCGGCAACCTCCGCTCGGCCGTGCGCGCCGTCGAGCGCGCGGGCGCCGAGGTCGTGCTGACCGCCGACAAGCAGGCGGCGCTCGACGCCGACGGCCTGCTCGTCCCGGGCGTGGGGGCGTACGCCGCGTGCATGGCCGGCCTGCGCGCCGTGAAGGGCGACGAGATCATCGGGCGGCGCCTCGCGGGCGGACGTCCGGTCCTCGGCATCTGCGTGGGCATGCAGATCCTGTTCGGCCGGGGCATCGAGCACGGCGTCGAGACCGTCGGCTGCGACGAGTGGCCGGGCACGATCGAGCGCCTCGAGGCGCCGGTCGTGCCGCACATGGGGTGGAACACGGTGGAGGTCCCGGAGGGCTCGACTCTGTTCGCCGGCGTCGCGTCGGAGCGGTTCTACTTCGTGCACTCCTACGCGGCCCGCCGCTGGGAGCTCGTGACCAACGACCGCACCCGCGCCCCCCTCGTCACCTGGGCCGAGCACGGCGGCGACCGGTTCGTCGCGGCCGTCGAGAACGGCCCGCTGTGGGCCACCCAGTTCCACCCCGAGAAGTCGGGCGACGCCGGCGCAGCCCTGCTGCGCAACTGGGTCGCCACGCTCTGAGCCCTCCGGCCGCCGCGCGGCCGATCGACCCGGAACCGCAAGAAAGGCAGGCCACCGTGCCCGCGACGTACCTCGAGCTCCTCCCCGCCGTCGACATCAAGGGGGGCCAGGCCGTGCAGCTCGTGCAGGGCATCGACGGCTCCGAGAAGCGCTTCGGCGACCCGATCGAGGCCGCCCTGCGCTGGCAGGAGGCGGGCGCGGAGTGGCTGCACCTCGTCGACCTCGACGGCGCCTTCGGGGTCGGCAGCAACCGCGCGCTGCAGGCCGAGATCGTCGGTCGCCTCGACATCGACGTCGAGATGAGCGGGGGCATCCGCGACGACGCCTCGCTCGAGGCGGCGCTGGCGACGGGCTGCCGCCGGGTCAACATCGGCACGGCCGCCATCGAGAACCCGGAGTGGTGCGCCGCCGCGATCGCGCGGCACGGTGACCGGATCGCCATCGGCCTCGACGTCCGCGGGCGCACGCTCGCCGCGCGGGGCTGGACGAGCGAGGGCGGCGACCTGTACGAGACGCTGGCGCGGCTCGACGCCGAGGGCTGCGCCCGGTACGTCGTCACCGACGTCAACAAGGACGGCATGCTCGCTGGCCCCAACCTGGAGCTCCTGCGCGACGTGTGCGCCGCGACGTCGCGGCCCGTCGTCGCGTCGGGAGGGGTGACCACGCTCGACGACATCCGGGCGCTCATGGAGCTCGTGCCGCTCGGCGTCGAGGGCGCGATCGCCGGTACGGCGCTGTACGAGGGCCGCTTCACCCTCGAGGACGCGCTGGCGCTGACGAAGGGTGCGGGCGCGTGAGCCTCGCCGTGCGCGTGATCCCGTGCCTCGACGTCGACGGCGGCCGGGTGGTCAAGGGGATCAACTTCCGCGAGCTGCGGGACGCCGGCGACCCGGTGGAGCTGGCGCGCACGTACGACGCGGAGGGGGCCGACGAGCTGACCTTCCTCGACATCTCGGCGTCCCACGAGGGTCGTGCGACCACCCTCGAGATCGTCGCGCGCACGGCGGAGCAGGTGTTCATCCCGCTGACCGTCGGTGGCGGCATCTCCAGCGTCGAGGACGTGGACCGCCTGCTGCGGGCCGGCGCGGACAAGGTCGCGGTCAACACCGCCGCGATCCGTCGCCCCGAGCTGGTCGCCGAGATCGCCGACCGGTTCGGCAACCAGGTGCTCGTGCTCTCCGTCGACGCACGCCGCGTGCCCGCCGGCAGCGAGGGCACCGCCTCGGGATTCGAGGTGACCACGCACGGGGGCCGGCGGTCCGCCGGGCTCGACGCGATCGAGTGGGCCGCGCGCGCCGCGCAGCTGGGGGCCGGG
This Nocardioides alkalitolerans DNA region includes the following protein-coding sequences:
- the hisD gene encoding histidinol dehydrogenase, with the translated sequence MLRRIDLRGATPGSLDYRAVVPRADFDVEAAVPAVHAITEAVRERGVEAILELGARFDGVQLDDIRVPEGATQRALAELDPAIRAGLDESIARLRKTSAAELEADVVTDLGPGARVTHRKVPVDRVGLYVPGGLAPLVSSVLMNVVPAQVAGVGSIALASPPQKEFGGSVHPTILAACALLGVDEVYAVGGAQAVAMFAYGTGPCRKVDLVTGPGNIYVVTAKRLLKGLVGIDSEAGPTEIAILADDSADPAFVAADLISQAEHDPLAAAVLVTPSTTLADDVEAELEKQVGATKHVERIRTSLTGEQSGVVLVDDLEQGVAVVDAYAAEHLEIQTVDAAAWAARVRNAGAIFVGGFAPVSLGDYCAGSNHVLPTGGCACHSSGLSVRAFTKSVHVVEYDRQGLGDVADHVVTLAEAEDLPGHGAAVKVRFS
- the hisH gene encoding imidazole glycerol phosphate synthase subunit HisH, coding for MTAPARPEGGRPTVVVLDYGSGNLRSAVRAVERAGAEVVLTADKQAALDADGLLVPGVGAYAACMAGLRAVKGDEIIGRRLAGGRPVLGICVGMQILFGRGIEHGVETVGCDEWPGTIERLEAPVVPHMGWNTVEVPEGSTLFAGVASERFYFVHSYAARRWELVTNDRTRAPLVTWAEHGGDRFVAAVENGPLWATQFHPEKSGDAGAALLRNWVATL
- a CDS encoding LON peptidase substrate-binding domain-containing protein, whose amino-acid sequence is MTESAGGTGGAEGDAVERLPMFPLGSVLFPGLTVPLRVFEDRYVALVRHLEAVPDPARRLFGSVAIRDGYEVGNRGNQSLHRVGCRLQLTEVEDSGDGTFDVVAVCRDRIRLDSLDVSGPFPVGDVVVLPEQLSPPSATTVEHTGALFAAYQAVIGELGGTVVEGSLPADPVYRSWAMSAVAPLPLSDRQRLLETADPEERYALLAEMFSSELRAINVIPSLPATHLNRTGWSPN
- the ybaK gene encoding Cys-tRNA(Pro) deacylase, whose translation is MARKRGAGSGGTPATAALTAAGTWFELHPYEHDPRTTSYGDEAAAALGIDPSRVLKTIVVEADGELCVGVVPVAGTLDLKAAAAALGARKARLAEVAAAERTTGYVVGGISPVGQKRALRTVVDASALDHATVLVSGGRRGLDIELRPADLVAATGAVVAPVARG
- a CDS encoding histidinol-phosphate transaminase; translated protein: MTAGTTATDTTDTSWLPLREELAGIAPYGAPQLDVPVQLNVNENPYGPSEACVADIAASVAAAARTLNRYPDREFTALRTALAAYLSRDVAAGQAPIAPEQVWAANGSNEVMLQLLQAFGGPGRTALSFAPTYSMYPEYARDSNTAWVAGRRREDFALDLDAAAELIAEHRPSVVLLPSPNNPTGTALPPAAVDALCAAAAEHGNDGRGGLVVVDEAYGEFRRAGTPSALELLPAHRNLVVSRTMSKAFAGAGLRLGYLAADRVVTDAIRVVRLPYHLSATTQATALAALRHTDELLGQVDALRGERDRLVTWLREQGHDVADSDANFVLFGRFADRHAVWQGLLDHGVLIRETGPEGWLRVSVGTPAEMAAFRDALTTVTTTVTPAVTPAVTQENQ
- the hisF gene encoding imidazole glycerol phosphate synthase subunit HisF, whose translation is MSLAVRVIPCLDVDGGRVVKGINFRELRDAGDPVELARTYDAEGADELTFLDISASHEGRATTLEIVARTAEQVFIPLTVGGGISSVEDVDRLLRAGADKVAVNTAAIRRPELVAEIADRFGNQVLVLSVDARRVPAGSEGTASGFEVTTHGGRRSAGLDAIEWAARAAQLGAGEILLNAMDADGTQDGFDLELLRAVRREVSVPVIASGGAGAVEHFAPAVDAGADAVLAATVFHFGTLRIGQVKEAIAGAGHPVR
- the priA gene encoding bifunctional 1-(5-phosphoribosyl)-5-((5-phosphoribosylamino)methylideneamino)imidazole-4-carboxamide isomerase/phosphoribosylanthranilate isomerase PriA, translating into MPATYLELLPAVDIKGGQAVQLVQGIDGSEKRFGDPIEAALRWQEAGAEWLHLVDLDGAFGVGSNRALQAEIVGRLDIDVEMSGGIRDDASLEAALATGCRRVNIGTAAIENPEWCAAAIARHGDRIAIGLDVRGRTLAARGWTSEGGDLYETLARLDAEGCARYVVTDVNKDGMLAGPNLELLRDVCAATSRPVVASGGVTTLDDIRALMELVPLGVEGAIAGTALYEGRFTLEDALALTKGAGA
- the hisB gene encoding imidazoleglycerol-phosphate dehydratase HisB; the protein is MSTPRTARLERTTSESKIFVEIDVDGSGTHDISTGVGFYDHMLTAFARHALVDLTVRAEGDTWIDAHHTVEDTAIVLGQAIREALGDKKGTRRFGDATVPLDEALVQAVVDISGRPYCVHTGEPEGQQYVQLGGSGVSYLGSLTKHVFETIAFHGHLALHVRVLAGREPHHIVETQFKAFARAFRDAVALDPRETGVPSTKGTL